The Vanessa tameamea isolate UH-Manoa-2023 chromosome 2, ilVanTame1 primary haplotype, whole genome shotgun sequence genome has a segment encoding these proteins:
- the LOC113394658 gene encoding DNA helicase MCM8-like: MRRNWRGRYKNNWTRNNRTNNTSDNRSLNNSTSSTLLASTTSRSSRAPANQLPIVIPIYSDKNAWKLYFPSQEQSSNQEIAKNIESFHAYIEKNRSLFDLEKIDQTRSVSLDVQSLTNDMNFKNSWSSFQNDLFEDPETTLRILEYSLHETLKCESRIRVRILNYEPIIPIANLKVNYFGKLVTIKGTVIRVGSVGLICTSMAFKCSSCHGAQAVMQPQGVFTAPNFCQSCKSGHKFEPLQSSPFTNTTDWQIAKIQEIQSQSLSGTIPRTVEIELQGDLVGNACPGDVLCVTGIVQVRGESKGGEDGRRAARLLQLYVEAVSIHSQRNLSNPTLSFTLKDYYAIQEIHASDYVFRLLVHSLCPTIFGQEAVKAGLILGLFGGTEFENGTRSNPHVLIVGDPGLGKSQLLQAAAHAAPRGVYVCGASASAGGLTVALGREPGGDFALEAGALVLADKGVCCVDELDKMCAHHSSLLEAMEQRRVSVAKGGVVCSLAARATVLAAANPRAGSYCRSKTVAENLKLNSALLSRFDLVFILLDQPDEKIDAMLSEHVLALHSGAKKKKMADAETSKFNLSIDSSQSDGEVSLSKKLRLKPGEVIDTLPLVLLRKYIAYARRYVHPKLSTEAANVLQDFYLELRNKHQNNDGAPITTRQLEACIRLTQARARVDLREEATVQDANDVISLVKHSLMDTFSDEFGNIELSRSINGSGVSSRNKVKRFLDVLRRRSHQLSKDVFSRQELIQIHKSAAIAGDPNDLIEAMHIHSYLLLKGSNTYQLVAI; the protein is encoded by the exons ATGCGTCGCAATTGGAGGggtcgttataaaaataattggacTCGAAATAATAGGACAAATAATACTTCTGATAACCGAAGTCTTAACAACTCAACATCATCGACTTTATTAGCATCAACTACATCCAGGTCTTCAAGAGCTCCAGCAAATCAATTACCGATTGTAATACCCATATACTCAGATAAAAATGCTTGGAAACTATATTTTCCATCTCAAG agCAATCTTCGAATCAGGAAATAGCTAAAAATATAGAAAGCTTTCATGcatacatagaaaaaaatagaaGTTTATTTGATTTAGAAAAAATTGATCAGACACGTAGTGTATCTTTGGATGTTCAAAGCTTAACAAatgatatgaattttaaaaattcttggtCTTCCtttcaaaatgatttatttgaagACCCAGAGACAACTCTACGGATTTTGGAATATAGTTTACATGag ACACTCAAATGTGAATCTCGCATAAGGGTTAGAATATTAAACTATGAACCCATTATTCCAATtgcaaatttaaaagttaattattttg GTAAACTAGTAACAATAAAAGGCACTGTTATAAGAGTAGGCAGTGTTGGTCTTATATGCACTTCGATGGCGTTCAAATGTTCTAGTTGTCATGGTGCACAAGCTGTGATGCAACCTCAAGGTGTATTTACAG CTCCAAATTTCTGTCAAAGTTGCAAAAGTGGACACAAATTTGAGCCATTGCAGTCTTCTCCATTCACAAATACCACTGACTGGCAAATAGCTAAAATACAAGAGATACAATCACAG AGCTTGTCGGGAACAATACCTCGTACTGTAGAAATTGAACTTCAAGGAGATTTGGTTGGTAATGCATGTCCTGGGGATGTCCTCTGTGTTACTGGCATAGTACAG GTTCGTGGCGAAAGCAAAGGCGGTGAAGACGGCCGAAGAGCTGCTAGACTACTACAATTATACGTAGAGGCGGTTTCCATACATAGTCAGAGAAACCTAAGTAATCCAACAttatcttttactttaaaagattattatgcAATTCAG gaaaTTCATGCTTCGGACTATGTATTTAGACTTTTAGTTCATTCCCTATGCCCTACAATATTCGGCCAAGAGGCCGTTAAAGCTGGTCTTATATTAGGCCTTTTCGGCGGAACAGAATTTGAGAATGGGACGAGGTCAAATCCTCACGTGTTAATTGTCGGAGATCCTGGACTAGGAAAGTCACAGTTATTGCAAGCTGCTGCGCACGCTGCTCCTAGAG GAGTCTACGTGTGTGGGGCATCCGCTTCAGCCGGAGGTCTAACGGTAGCTTTAGGCCGAGAACCCGGCGGCGACTTCGCCCTCGAGGCCGGTGCTCTGGTACTAGCCGATAAAGGTGTCTGCTGCGTCGACGAACTAGATAAG ATGTGCGCGCACCACAGCAGCCTGCTGGAGGCCATGGAGCAGCGGCGCGTGAGCGTGGCCAAGGGCGGCGTGGTGTGCAGCCTGGCCGCGCGCGCCACCGTGCTGGCCGCCGCCAACCCGCGCGCCGGCTCCTACTGCAG gtCAAAAACAGTCGCTGAGAACTTAAAACTTAACTCAGCCCTATTGTCGAGATTCGATCTAGTTTTCATATTACTGGATCAACCTGATGAG aaaatcgaCGCAATGTTATCAGAACATGTATTGGCCCTCCATTCGGgcgcaaaaaaaaagaaaatggcaGACGCTGaaacaagtaaatttaatttaagtatagaTTCCAGCCAAAGTGACGGAGAAGTTTCTCTAAg TAAAAAATTACGCCTCAAACCTGGCGAAGTAATTGACACTTTACCATTAGTTTTACTCCGAAAATATATTGCATACGCAAGAAGATACGTTCATCCTAAACTGAGTACGGAGGCCGCAAATGTTCTtcaagatttttatttagaactCCGCaacaaacatcaaaataatgaCGGTGCACCCATAACAACCCGACAACTTGAAGCTTGTATAAGACTCACACAG GCCAGAGCAAGAGTGGACTTACGAGAGGAAGCAACCGTTCAGGATGCTAATGACGTTATTAGTTTAGTAAAACACAGCTTGATGGACACATTTAGTGATGAATTTGGTAATATAGAATTATCACGCTCAATCAATGGAAGTGGAGTTAGTTCTCGAAATAAG gttaaaagatttttagatGTGTTAAGACGTAGATCACACCAATTAAGTAAGGATGTATTCAGTAGACAGGAGTtgatacaaatacataaatcagCTGCTATTGCTGGTGACCCAAATGATCTGATTGAAGCAATGCACATACATTCCTACCTTCTCCTAAAAGGATCGAATACATATCAATTAGTTGCCATCTGA
- the LOC113394661 gene encoding endoribonuclease CG2145-like, translating to MIRVIYIAFVFTFHIKTCVSRDHRYNPSNDFLLHEAGTIPSNDKNSYDLNFPSLSPSKPSQTSLTSNINNPPATKPQSSGKRDYVAPQRPSTISTSTSKPATNSLTNSGSSSHTPKRDYVAEFPTLKPVGTTSQHSVTTPHPSTPPKRDYVAPNLPSSNNKNTHPTTGKVKDLVNFYDNKSPSGPSQKPSYSSILNGPGNQTPTPSTAYTPKPMTFSSVVSGSNKPTPTNKVTTPATAAGIPSVANNNVPTKRPGSTVLPSSITSNQGQGTNSGNPSDVELQTISEELLRKDINNAAKYVTINYQEKTTSYAKDDKAPLPLLTIAPEVWNITTVQKFTPLLNNYERDTLVNEYVTSQERNEENAFMDAIMATSVFRHLLNFLKDKGYVTPDPKQQRDFIKQMWFGLYSRGKGKISSSGFEHIFVSELKNNEVSGLHNWIYFSKEELANRINYFGYLKYVELNGKGAVLKMHFNQQGVDKPVDTLFIGTSPELEMALYTLCYVTRSDKDCKLKLGTKDVEIVTHNFRYRSKNYIGSAYPQI from the exons atGATTCGAGTTATTTATATTGCCTTTGtgtttacttttcatataaaaacat GCGTAAGTAGAGACCATCGGTATAATCCAAGCAATGACTTTTTACTTCACGAAGCTGGTACTATCCCATCGAATGACAAAAATAGTTACGATTTGAATTTTCCAAGCTTATCACCGTCAAAACCTAGTCAAACCAGTCTGACCTCAAATATTAACAATCCGCCTGCTACCAAACCGCAATCATCTGGTAAACGTGACTATGTTGCACCCCAACGTCCATCCACCATTTCAACATCAACGTCTAAACCTGCGACAAATTCGTTAACAAACTCTGGATCTTCTTCACACACTCCTAAAAGAGATTATGTTGCTGAATTCCCTACCTTAAAGCCTGTCGGAACCACATCACAACATTCAGTTACGACTCCTCATCCTTCTACTCCACCCAAAAGAGATTATGTAGCGCCAAATCTACCATCGTCTAATAACAAAAACACTCATCCAACGACAGGAAAAGTAAAAGATCTTGTCAACTTTTACGATAATAAGTCCCCGAGTGGTCCATCACAAAAGCCAAGCTACAGTTCGATTTTAAACGGACCTGGGAACCAAACACCAACACCGTCTACAGCTTACACTCCAAAACCAATGACTTTTAGTTCAGTTGTATCAGGCTCGAATAAACCCACTCCCACAAATAAAGTTACGACACCCGCCACCGCTGCTGGTATACCTAGTGTTGCAAATAACAATGTACCTACAAAACGACCAGGAAGCACTGTTTTACCTAGTTCCATAACTAGTAATCAAGGCCAAGGCACAAATTCAGGTAATCCAAGTGATGTGGAACTACAAACTATAAGTGAAGAATTGCTTCGAAAAGACATAAATAATGCAGCTAAATATGTAACGATTAATTATCAAGAAAAAACAACATCATATGCAAAGGATGATAAGGCTCCTTTAcc ATTGCTCACTATTGCACCCGAAGTATGGAACATTACGACAGTTCAAAAATTCACACCTCTATTAAATAACTATGAAAGAGATACTTTAGTCAACGAATATGTGACGTCACAG GAAAGAAATGAAGAGAACGCATTCATGGACGCAATTATGGCTACAAGTGTATTTCGTCATTTACTGAATTTCCTAAAAGATAAAG GATATGTCACCCCGGATCCCAAACAACAAagagattttataaaacaaatgtggTTCGGATTATATTCTAGGGGTAAAGGAAAAATAAGCAGTTCAGGCTTCGAGCATATATTTGTTTCCGAGCTTAAAAACAATGAAGTTTCAG ggTTGCACAattggatatatttttcaaaagaagAATTAGCGAACCGAATCAACTATTTCGGATACTTGAAATATGTAGAACTTAATGgc AAAGGTGCTGTTCTCAAAATGCATTTCAACCAGCAAGGTGTCGACAAACCAGTAGATACTTTGTTCATAGGTACATCGCCTGAATTAGAAATGGCACTTTATACCTTATGTTATGTTACGCGTTCTGATAAAGACTGTAAGCTAAAACTTGGAACAAAAGATGTTGAAATTGTTACACATAACTTTAGATACCGCAGCAAAAACTACATCGGCAGTGCATATCCACAGATATGA
- the LOC113394662 gene encoding protein-cysteine N-palmitoyltransferase Rasp — protein sequence MKYTLPSTELYIYFCSWIFANLYSLYKLIEVQRDILEKDTELLLNLSDLQPGWSSLSRLKDGSDIEWSSWKYFLHTSWHYLIFQFVISELIREACSCILKYWYILSSVIFITIYMGFRQLVIIFAQPFIYAMILICGGRKLSIWITSIFLLLSYNSLKYKYYFWNFLDNEDMEDEEVYLILFSVAWIELRCISYSLDFVEDKTTTVLTLSDAVNMFSYILYLPLLYMGPIILYEEFEKSFINQREKLKTRLKRFAIDITILQFYTFILDLTFHYIYFFAMQNNMQLIRKLPTIALCGGGLWMGLEFHMKYVISYGSTAAFSRLDNMEPPPTPRCIARIHVYSQMWRHFDVGLYRFLVKYIYKPGYGMLCKFNGLPKIIYKLIASLATFLFIFVWHGTVWHILIWSVLNYSGVTLEYIGQVISKHYLYEKFRVNILKTRAMEVRFIAFLCSPLLALSAISNFYLFAGSEVGNLFFECFSRPSLLNSFILILSLYCCCHVSMALEDVQSRGSYGKIK from the exons ATGAAATATACCCTTCCATCTAcagaattatacatttatttttgttcatggATTTTTGCGAATTTAtactctttatataaattaatagaagTTCAAAGAG atattttagaaaaagatacagaattattacttaatttaagtGATTTACAACCAGGCTGGAGTTCCCTATCGAGGCTTAAAGATGGCTCCGATATTGAATGGAGCAGTTGGAAATACTTTCTTCACACCTCCTGGCATTACTTGATATTCCAATTTGTAATTTCTGAATTAATACGTGAAGCTTGTAgttgtattttgaaatattggtatatattatCTAGTGTAATTTTCATCACAATTTACATGGGATTTAGACAATTAGTGATCATTTTTGCTCAACCTTTTATATATGCTATGATATTGATCTGTGGAGGAAGAAAATTGAGTATTTGGATTACAAgcatatttttactattaagcTACAActccttaaaatataaatattatttttggaatttttTGGACAATGAAGATATGGAAGATGAAGAGGTATATCTCATTTTATTTAGCGTGGCATGGATCGAACTTCGTTGCATAAGTTATTCTTTAGACTTTGTTGAAGATAAAACCACAACAGTATTGACTTTGAGTGATGCAGTAAATATGTTTAGTTATATATTGTACTTACCTCTGCTGTACATGGGTCCAATAATTCTATATGaagaatttgaaaaaagttttataaaccaaagagaaaaattaaaaacaagactGAAGAGATTTGCAATTGATATAACAATTTTACAgttttacacatttattttggatttaacatttcattatatatatttctttgcaATGCAAAATAATATGCAG TTGATAAGAAAGCTACCAACAATTGCTCTCTGCGGTGGTGGACTCTGGATGGGTTTGGAGTTCCACATGAAATATGTGATATCATATGGCAGTACAGCAGCATTTTCTAGACTTGATAATATGGAGCCACCACCAACACCGAGATGCATTGCCAGAATTCATGTTTATTCTCAAATGTGGAGACATTTTGATGTAGGTCTCTACAGATTCTTAGTAAA ATACATATATAAGCCTGGTTATGGGATGTTATGTAAATTCAATGGTTTACCAAAGATCATTTATAAGCTGATAGCATCACTTGCTACATTTCTATTCATTTTTGTATGGCATGGAACTGTGTGGCACATACTTATTTGGTCGGTATTGAATTATTCAGGAGTCACATTAGAATATATAGGTCaagttatttcaaaacattatctttatgaaaaatttagagtaaatattttaaaaacaagagCAATGGAGGTACGTTTTATTGCCTTTTTATGTTCACCGTTACTAGCTCTTTCTgcaatttcaaatttttatttattcgctgGAAGTGAAGTtggcaatttattttttgaatgtttttctCGACcatcattattaaattcttttatattaattttatctttatattgttGTTGTCATGTGTCTATGGCACTGGAAGATGTTCAATCTAGAGGCAGCTATGGAAAAATCAAATAA